From the genome of Nitrospira lenta, one region includes:
- a CDS encoding glycosyltransferase family 4 protein — translation MISRRLLEVGERLGYDIRLSAVRPRRRSLHHSPHLSLFIDVFNHAHSVKSLGAWRAFGMAFLEEAMARAPFVHLTNAYADVCNLPYLPCSGDRPDGCPVKPGLNVVRQFMMRDWTHECFVQQSIVRRLYEQSVLNVYLSPLHRRITESLLGSHRLPPSYILKPMIDTSRFVNEGRVRDIEYLFVGVVGEAKGLAAMRERYGHTDIHLIGRCAPGVKPDFGRHLGHVSYDEVPCYMNRARNFVFLPRWPEPQGRVVAEAALCGCRIIGNENVGALSFDMDLADPESYRDVEDAFWVRLEELAQ, via the coding sequence ATGATTAGCCGCCGCTTGCTGGAGGTTGGGGAGCGTCTCGGCTATGACATCCGATTATCCGCCGTGCGGCCAAGACGTCGGTCCTTGCACCATTCCCCTCATCTGAGTCTCTTCATCGACGTCTTCAATCATGCGCATAGTGTGAAGTCATTAGGTGCGTGGCGGGCATTCGGAATGGCGTTTCTTGAGGAGGCCATGGCTCGCGCTCCCTTCGTGCATTTGACTAATGCCTATGCGGATGTCTGCAACCTGCCGTACCTGCCCTGTTCCGGCGACAGGCCGGATGGCTGTCCGGTGAAGCCTGGGTTGAACGTGGTCCGGCAGTTCATGATGCGGGATTGGACTCATGAGTGCTTTGTCCAGCAGTCGATAGTGCGTCGCTTGTACGAACAGTCCGTGCTTAACGTGTATCTGTCGCCCTTGCATCGTCGGATTACAGAGTCGCTCTTGGGCAGCCATCGGTTGCCGCCGAGCTATATTCTGAAGCCAATGATCGATACCAGCCGGTTTGTCAACGAAGGCCGTGTGCGCGACATCGAGTATCTCTTCGTTGGAGTTGTCGGGGAGGCCAAGGGCTTGGCGGCCATGCGAGAACGGTATGGGCATACAGACATTCACTTGATCGGCCGTTGTGCTCCGGGCGTCAAGCCTGACTTTGGCCGGCATCTCGGTCATGTGTCCTATGATGAGGTACCGTGTTATATGAATCGTGCGAGGAATTTCGTGTTTCTTCCGCGCTGGCCGGAGCCGCAAGGCCGTGTCGTGGCGGAGGCGGCGTTGTGCGGGTGCCGGATTATTGGCAATGAGAATGTGGGCGCTTTGTCGTTCGACATGGATCTTGCCGATCCCGAATCCTACCGTGATGTCGAGGATGCCTTCTGGGTCAGACTTGAGGAGTTGGCACAGTGA
- a CDS encoding UpxY family transcription antiterminator: MCETSSQSQWYALRTKSRHEKLVRDQLEKQGIEPLLPTVKRLSQWKDRKKEIEVPLFSGYCFVKFSQQDRLPVQKISGVVEVVGSGHRPEQIPDEEIEALKTLMTSVLPYDPHPYLHEGMMVEVVRGPLRGVHGLLLRKEKRHRLVIGVRLIQQAAAVEIDVDDIGPV, translated from the coding sequence GTGTGTGAGACCTCATCTCAATCTCAGTGGTATGCGCTTCGGACGAAGTCGCGTCACGAGAAGCTGGTGCGGGATCAGCTGGAAAAGCAGGGGATTGAACCGTTGCTGCCGACCGTGAAGCGGCTGAGTCAGTGGAAGGATCGCAAGAAGGAGATCGAAGTTCCGCTGTTTTCAGGCTATTGCTTCGTCAAATTTTCGCAGCAGGACCGGCTTCCCGTACAGAAGATTTCCGGCGTGGTCGAAGTGGTCGGGAGTGGGCACCGTCCCGAGCAGATTCCAGATGAAGAGATTGAAGCCTTGAAGACTCTCATGACCAGTGTCCTGCCGTATGATCCCCATCCATATCTCCATGAGGGCATGATGGTGGAAGTGGTGCGGGGGCCGTTGCGAGGTGTGCATGGCCTCCTCTTGCGGAAAGAGAAGCGGCATCGGTTGGTCATCGGAGTTCGGCTGATTCAGCAAGCCGCGGCCGTTGAGATCGATGTGGATGATATTGGCCCTGTCTAG
- a CDS encoding winged helix-turn-helix transcriptional regulator — translation MNLQGQRDLILLTELERDGAITQRSLAIKLGVALGLTNLYVKRLARKGYVKVTTIPSHRIRYLLTPQGFAEKSRLTYLYMQYSLSHYRDMRARLRDVLSRVTVVGGRRIVIFGTSEFAEMAYLSLREMDLELVGFVSDGTVETFLSYPVSHPRVLQEWAFDAVVLADLDRSRELGEMLVQYQVPNGKVLALGPTA, via the coding sequence ATGAATCTTCAGGGACAACGAGACCTTATTCTGCTCACGGAATTGGAGCGGGACGGTGCGATCACGCAACGGTCCCTCGCCATCAAATTAGGCGTGGCACTCGGTCTCACGAATCTATACGTGAAGCGTCTCGCGAGAAAGGGATACGTCAAGGTCACGACCATCCCATCACACCGGATTCGCTATCTGCTGACGCCGCAAGGATTTGCCGAAAAATCCCGTCTCACGTACCTCTACATGCAGTACTCCCTGTCGCACTATCGGGACATGCGCGCCCGGTTGCGTGATGTCCTGTCTCGGGTCACTGTGGTGGGAGGTCGGCGGATTGTGATTTTTGGAACGAGCGAATTTGCAGAAATGGCCTATCTTTCGTTGCGGGAAATGGATCTGGAGTTAGTCGGGTTTGTGAGTGACGGGACGGTTGAAACGTTTCTCTCGTATCCCGTCTCGCATCCGCGTGTCTTGCAAGAGTGGGCGTTCGACGCCGTGGTGCTCGCCGATCTCGATCGGTCGCGTGAACTAGGTGAAATGCTGGTGCAGTATCAGGTTCCGAACGGCAAGGTGCTCGCGCTCGGACCGACGGCCTGA
- a CDS encoding glycosyltransferase family 9 protein: MNVLIVRPDGIGDLVLSLPVATQLRQLIPGVRIGVLANPVAAPILEHHPDIDYVRTVSLQAAIPDMMQAFSGGIDAVIFLKPFRRLMWAAWRAGVPLRVATGFRWQSVLSNRWVYEHRSSFQKHESDYNVEMLKGLRLTPLSVVAPVLRLTDAERAGGERHWSGTVMPRVVIHPGGVSARHWRPVHYRDLAQMLAQQGYAVVLTGSPVERDQFQREALDGAVLHPGISNLMGQLTVRELMAVIGAAHVVVSGATGPAHLAAALSVPTVSLFDPRRNNLPTRWKPLGRGVLLRPDVPTCEKCIGEACPYWDCLDRFTVADVAARLGAVVRSVQPLTIHHV, translated from the coding sequence ATGAATGTGCTGATCGTGCGTCCGGACGGGATCGGGGATTTGGTGCTCTCACTTCCTGTCGCGACGCAATTGCGACAATTGATACCAGGCGTTCGCATTGGCGTGCTGGCGAATCCCGTGGCGGCGCCGATTTTAGAGCACCATCCCGACATTGATTATGTGCGAACGGTGTCGTTGCAGGCAGCGATCCCAGACATGATGCAGGCTTTTTCAGGCGGAATCGATGCGGTCATTTTCCTCAAGCCGTTCCGGCGCTTGATGTGGGCGGCCTGGCGGGCCGGCGTTCCGCTTCGTGTAGCGACGGGCTTTCGGTGGCAGAGCGTGTTGTCGAATCGCTGGGTGTATGAACACCGCAGCAGTTTTCAGAAGCATGAGTCTGACTATAACGTGGAGATGCTCAAGGGGCTTCGGCTGACGCCGTTGTCTGTGGTCGCGCCGGTGCTCCGGCTCACCGATGCCGAGCGAGCTGGCGGGGAGCGGCACTGGAGTGGCACGGTCATGCCGCGAGTCGTGATTCACCCTGGCGGGGTGTCGGCCCGGCATTGGCGGCCGGTGCATTATCGGGACCTTGCCCAGATGTTGGCGCAACAAGGGTACGCGGTAGTGTTGACCGGTAGCCCGGTCGAACGCGATCAATTCCAACGCGAGGCGTTGGACGGCGCCGTCCTCCATCCGGGCATCAGCAATCTCATGGGACAGCTTACAGTTCGGGAATTGATGGCAGTGATTGGGGCCGCGCACGTGGTAGTGTCGGGTGCAACCGGGCCGGCCCATCTGGCTGCGGCTCTCAGTGTTCCGACGGTCAGCTTGTTTGATCCGCGCCGAAACAATCTGCCGACCCGTTGGAAACCCTTGGGACGCGGCGTGCTGCTTCGCCCAGATGTGCCGACCTGTGAGAAGTGCATCGGTGAGGCCTGTCCCTATTGGGATTGTTTGGATCGATTTACCGTTGCGGACGTTGCGGCTCGACTCGGCGCTGTGGTGCGGTCTGTCCAGCCGTTAACGATTCACCATGTCTAG
- a CDS encoding glycosyltransferase family 9 protein: MAEPRRILLIKPSSLGDIVHTMPVVAAFKQRWPSAHLTWLVKRQWAEVVQRIEGVDAVWPVDPTLASWVGQALALRAQRFDLVVDLQGLLRSALVARITGCTQRVGFANGREGSPWWYTHRVAVSTSEMHAVERYLLIAAELGVPVKDAPQFRFRLLSQDVTTLRELFRRKGIDLDAPWVAMNVSARWPTKRWPAASFAAVATQLAARGIGPLVVIGGPDERETSGQVQSLAACPVIDLTGETPIGLLPALLSKACALITNDSGPMHVAAAVGRPVVSIFGPTSAVRTGPYGAGHTVLTHDVPCRPCFSRVCRHAVPMECLESITPEQVVAAVVSQQSCRAVSR, from the coding sequence ATGGCTGAGCCTCGACGAATTTTGCTGATCAAGCCGAGTTCGCTCGGCGACATTGTGCACACCATGCCGGTGGTTGCCGCGTTCAAGCAACGCTGGCCTTCCGCGCATTTGACCTGGCTGGTGAAGCGTCAATGGGCGGAGGTCGTGCAACGGATCGAAGGCGTCGATGCTGTGTGGCCGGTCGATCCCACTCTAGCATCATGGGTCGGTCAGGCTCTGGCGTTGCGGGCGCAGCGGTTCGATCTTGTTGTCGATCTGCAAGGACTCTTGCGCAGTGCGCTGGTGGCTCGGATCACCGGATGCACTCAACGAGTGGGGTTTGCTAACGGACGTGAAGGGAGTCCATGGTGGTACACGCATCGAGTGGCGGTATCGACTTCCGAGATGCATGCTGTGGAGCGATACCTGCTGATTGCGGCGGAGCTGGGCGTGCCGGTCAAGGATGCGCCGCAATTCCGATTCAGATTGCTGTCGCAGGATGTGACGACGTTGCGAGAGTTGTTCCGACGCAAAGGGATTGATCTGGATGCACCGTGGGTGGCCATGAACGTCTCCGCGCGTTGGCCGACTAAGCGCTGGCCTGCCGCATCGTTTGCCGCCGTGGCGACTCAATTGGCAGCCAGAGGCATTGGACCGCTGGTGGTGATCGGCGGACCGGACGAGCGGGAGACCAGCGGGCAGGTGCAGAGCCTGGCGGCTTGTCCTGTTATCGATCTGACCGGCGAGACGCCGATTGGATTGTTGCCGGCCCTGTTGTCGAAAGCCTGTGCGTTGATCACGAACGATTCAGGGCCGATGCATGTGGCTGCGGCAGTGGGGAGGCCGGTGGTGTCGATTTTCGGGCCGACCAGCGCGGTGCGTACCGGTCCGTACGGAGCGGGACATACCGTCTTGACTCATGACGTGCCATGCCGTCCCTGCTTCAGTCGTGTCTGCCGCCATGCGGTGCCGATGGAATGTCTCGAATCGATTACTCCCGAACAGGTCGTGGCGGCCGTGGTGTCCCAACAGTCCTGCCGTGCGGTGTCACGATGA
- the waaF gene encoding lipopolysaccharide heptosyltransferase II codes for MRNELPSRILVRAPNWIGDAVMCEPALRGLRALFPKAEITLLAKPAIAELFIAYPGIDRRLVYDDRGIHAGLSGKWTLAGLLRRQRFDLAVLFQNAFEAALIAWLAGIRRRYGYGTDGRAFLLTDPVARPDRATLVHQVHYYWDLLKPLGVTGAPTVPALTVSADEIRAMDERLTESGVGREDLIVGVNPGSTYGSAKRWLPERYAEAALRVCRQIEQGQRRPVSVVILGAKGEEALGQSVADRLTVRSAVLSGRTNIRELMAATKRCTILLTNDTGPMHMAAAFAVPVVAVFGPTDWKTTAPYGQEASIVRQPVDCAPCLLRECPIDHRCMTGVTVDMVTQAAAGQLAQTIQPAAAATPAPTVTSFSPLQGVTVFLDRDGTLNPDPGYIGSPDRFELFPGVGAALARLTHAGARLVVVTNQSGVGRGLFSAADLDAIHAKLRRLLHDAGASLDAIYVCPHHPDERCRCRKPETGMIDRAVRELGIDLSRSYLIGDHAKDMELAKRVGAKRVWVTTSAHGALAKTESGEAAAVVAPSLDEAVTWILADAGAQEQKLPVGEGTS; via the coding sequence GTGCGTAACGAATTGCCGTCGCGCATTCTGGTACGGGCGCCGAACTGGATCGGCGATGCCGTGATGTGCGAGCCGGCGCTACGCGGGCTGCGAGCGCTTTTCCCTAAGGCGGAAATTACCTTGCTCGCGAAGCCGGCCATTGCTGAGCTGTTTATTGCCTATCCGGGCATCGATCGCCGGTTGGTCTACGATGATCGCGGAATTCATGCGGGGCTGTCGGGGAAATGGACGCTGGCGGGTCTGCTGCGTCGGCAGCGGTTCGATCTGGCGGTGTTGTTCCAAAATGCGTTTGAGGCGGCGTTGATCGCGTGGCTCGCCGGTATCCGCCGCCGGTATGGCTATGGTACCGACGGGCGTGCGTTTCTGCTGACCGATCCCGTCGCGCGTCCCGATCGCGCCACGTTGGTGCATCAAGTACACTATTATTGGGACCTGTTGAAGCCGCTTGGCGTGACCGGCGCACCGACGGTTCCGGCACTGACGGTTTCTGCTGATGAAATTCGTGCGATGGATGAGCGTTTGACGGAGAGTGGAGTGGGGCGGGAGGATCTGATTGTCGGTGTGAATCCTGGTTCGACGTATGGAAGTGCCAAGCGATGGCTGCCGGAACGATATGCGGAGGCGGCGCTGCGGGTGTGCCGTCAGATTGAACAAGGACAGCGGCGGCCGGTCTCAGTCGTGATTCTCGGGGCCAAGGGCGAAGAAGCGTTGGGCCAATCAGTGGCAGATCGTCTCACTGTACGGTCAGCGGTTTTGTCGGGACGGACGAATATCCGTGAACTGATGGCCGCGACCAAGCGCTGCACCATATTACTGACCAACGATACTGGGCCGATGCACATGGCGGCGGCGTTTGCGGTGCCGGTGGTGGCTGTCTTCGGTCCCACCGATTGGAAAACCACGGCGCCATATGGGCAAGAGGCGTCGATTGTCCGACAGCCGGTGGACTGTGCGCCCTGTCTGTTACGGGAGTGCCCCATCGATCATCGCTGTATGACCGGCGTCACGGTAGACATGGTCACGCAGGCTGCGGCTGGGCAGCTGGCACAGACTATTCAACCGGCGGCTGCGGCGACGCCTGCGCCGACCGTCACCAGTTTCTCCCCCTTGCAAGGCGTGACGGTGTTTCTCGATCGTGACGGGACGTTGAATCCCGATCCCGGGTACATCGGTTCTCCAGATCGGTTCGAATTGTTTCCCGGTGTCGGCGCCGCGCTGGCCAGGCTGACGCACGCGGGAGCTCGACTGGTGGTGGTGACGAATCAATCGGGTGTCGGGCGTGGATTGTTTTCTGCCGCCGACCTCGATGCGATTCATGCGAAGCTCCGGCGATTGTTGCATGACGCGGGGGCTTCATTGGATGCGATCTATGTGTGTCCGCATCATCCGGACGAGCGGTGTCGCTGCCGGAAACCTGAGACGGGAATGATCGACCGGGCCGTGCGCGAGTTGGGAATCGACCTGTCCCGATCGTACCTCATCGGGGACCATGCCAAAGACATGGAGTTGGCCAAGCGGGTGGGTGCGAAGCGCGTGTGGGTCACCACCAGTGCGCATGGGGCACTAGCTAAGACGGAGTCCGGCGAGGCCGCGGCAGTCGTTGCGCCGTCACTCGATGAGGCGGTGACCTGGATTCTGGCCGATGCCGGGGCACAGGAGCAGAAACTACCAGTCGGCGAGGGGACGTCGTAA